From Psychrobacillus sp. FSL K6-2836, a single genomic window includes:
- a CDS encoding ABC transporter ATP-binding protein, translating to MQTILNVEKIEKYYGNKGNITKAINNISFRVEKGEFVGIMGPSGSGKTTLLNCVSTIDTVTTGHIIINNKDITALKKKALEDFRRDELGFIFQDFNLLDTLTAYENIALALTIQNRNIKEIDRLIKKVADKLEITEILSKYPFQISGGQKQRVASARALVTEPSLILADEPTGALDSKSARLLLDSFEKLNKELHSTILMVTHDAFTASYANRILFIKDGRIFNELIRGDDSRKEFFNKIIEVVTLLGGDIGHVL from the coding sequence ATGCAAACTATACTAAACGTTGAAAAAATTGAAAAGTATTATGGCAATAAAGGCAATATAACAAAGGCTATTAATAATATAAGCTTCCGTGTTGAAAAGGGAGAGTTTGTAGGAATAATGGGTCCATCTGGAAGTGGCAAAACGACACTCCTAAATTGTGTATCAACTATTGATACTGTGACGACTGGTCACATAATTATAAATAATAAAGATATTACAGCTCTTAAGAAAAAAGCATTGGAAGACTTCAGACGTGATGAATTAGGTTTTATCTTCCAAGATTTTAACCTTCTAGATACACTGACTGCTTACGAAAATATAGCTTTGGCCTTAACTATTCAAAACAGGAATATTAAAGAAATAGATCGACTGATAAAAAAAGTTGCGGATAAACTTGAAATTACTGAAATACTTAGCAAATATCCCTTTCAAATCTCTGGAGGGCAAAAGCAAAGAGTAGCATCCGCAAGAGCTTTGGTTACAGAGCCTTCTCTAATTTTAGCCGACGAGCCTACTGGTGCCTTGGATTCGAAATCTGCAAGATTACTTTTAGATTCATTTGAAAAGCTGAACAAAGAACTTCATTCGACAATACTAATGGTTACCCATGATGCGTTTACAGCAAGTTATGCTAATAGAATTTTGTTTATAAAAGATGGACGGATTTTCAATGAATTAATACGTGGGGATGACTCAAGAAAGGAATTCTTCAATAAAATCATTGAAGTGGTAACTTTGCTTGGAGGAGATATTGGCCATGTTCTCTAA